A window of the Lactuca sativa cultivar Salinas chromosome 5, Lsat_Salinas_v11, whole genome shotgun sequence genome harbors these coding sequences:
- the LOC111890672 gene encoding uncharacterized protein LOC111890672, with protein sequence MDQSRYWIQKERTCLNSHVLSSFGDSWEEQAFAEDAAGPLGGCIWPPRSYTCSFCRREFRSAQALGGHMNVHRRDRARLKQSPNNNQILEPNTSLGRCTLQNPNEICNPNFDLDNALFSSSSLRPSTDSILRPFTCSFVQQQQTSTPILSWSKFDPQKRFHIADMGNQAEKGFTKVIESNTTSSKKNTRHEIEVHFAANLNPRVRGRCDTPICSDKSDQDDGLIFKRRRIHEDVQFLFPKTSNSINCDAGESMVSLKNSPNSTLENLDLELRLGDRP encoded by the coding sequence ATGGATCAATCAAGATATTGGATCCAGAAGGAAAGAACTTGTTTGAATTCGCATGTGTTATCATCGTTTGGTGATTCTTGGGAAGAACAAGCATTCGCAGAAGACGCAGCCGGGCCACTCGGAGGATGTATATGGCCTCCAAGATCTTATACTTGCAGTTTCTGTAGAAGAGAATTTCGGTCAGCACAAGCTCTTGGTGGTCACATGAACGTTCATCGAAGAGATAGGGCTAGACTCAAGCAAAGTCCAAATAACAACCAAATTCTTGAACCTAATACATCTTTGGGTAGATGTACGTTACAAAACCCTAATGAGATCTGTAACCCTAATTTTGACTTGGACAATGCTCTCTTTTCGTCATCTTCTCTAAGACCATCTACAGATTCCATTCTCCGCCCTTTCACCTGCTCTTTCGTTCAACAACAGCAAACGAGTACACCCATATTGTCATGGTCCAAGTTCGATCCTCAGAAAAGATTCCATATAGCCGATATGGGAAACCAAGCAGAGAAGGGTTTTACAAAAGTTATCGAGTCGAATACCACCAGTTCCAAGAAGAATACTCGTCATGAGATTGAGGTTCATTTCGCTGCTAACTTAAATCCACGCGTTAGAGGAAGATGTGACACACCTATCTGCAGTGACAAGAGTGATCAGGACGATGGTTTGATCTTCAAGAGAAGGCGAATACACGAGGATGTACAGTTTCTCTTTCCAAAAACTAGTAACTCGATAAATTGTGATGCAGGTGAATCCATGGTGTCTCTTAAAAATAGCCCGAACTCTACTTTAGAGAATTTGGATCTTGAGCTACGACTAGGTGATCGGCCTTAA